The following proteins are co-located in the Telopea speciosissima isolate NSW1024214 ecotype Mountain lineage chromosome 9, Tspe_v1, whole genome shotgun sequence genome:
- the LOC122640596 gene encoding stromal processing peptidase, chloroplastic-like, with translation MESEALGHTVMDQRQGHGSLVAVAEKLTLEEINSTGAISNFGKPNAPSPAAIVACVPKNVHVDEVGETEFRISPSEITAAIKAGLDFGGAYRC, from the exons ATGGAGAGTGAGGCACTAGGCCATACGGTTATGGATCAAAGACAGGGACATGGAAGTTTGGTTGCTGTCGCTGAAAAACTTACACTTGAAGAA ATAAATTCTACTGGTGCAATATCTAACTTTGGAAAACCTAATGCACCCTCTCCAGCAGCAATCGTTGCATGTGTTCCTAAAAATGTGCATGTTGATGAAGTCGGTGAAACTGAGTTTAGAATTTCTCCATCTGAAATTACTGCTGCTATAAAAGcaggtttggactttggaggggCCTATAGATGCTGA